From Candidatus Aegiribacteria sp., one genomic window encodes:
- a CDS encoding adenosine deaminase family protein, with protein sequence MNHALLKKLPKTDLHMHLDGSVRLSTLIELARESDIKLPSYTESGLRETVFKNDYKDLDDYLKGFAYTTAVMQTKENLERIAFEVAEDNQNEGVRYIEVRFAPQLHANDEMDIIECIRAVNKGLDRAETKFNSRPEVVDGHEPPFHYGIIACAMRFFTPAFSTWYGRFFEMHKHTKPERVFSLASLELEAAVSEAKWEENLPVVGIDLAGSEKGWPAINHLIAFRRAQKHFLKKTVHAGEAYGPESIYQAITELYADRIGHGLTLLDPGSVRSEDIINAEAYVDSLAEFIADRRITIEVCLTSNQQTNPAYRDLANHPFGEMMKRKLSVSICTDNRTISNTTVTKELHKAVNAFNLTRNDLKNILVYGFKRSFFPGRYNEKRAYVRSCMEYFEKIESEA encoded by the coding sequence TAGAACTTGCCAGGGAATCAGACATCAAGCTTCCTTCCTATACCGAGTCGGGACTTCGTGAAACCGTGTTCAAGAACGATTACAAAGACCTCGACGATTATCTGAAGGGATTCGCGTATACAACCGCTGTAATGCAGACAAAAGAGAATCTGGAAAGAATTGCCTTTGAAGTTGCTGAGGACAACCAGAATGAGGGTGTTCGCTACATTGAAGTACGATTCGCTCCGCAGCTTCACGCGAATGATGAAATGGATATCATCGAATGTATCAGAGCTGTGAACAAAGGACTGGACAGGGCAGAGACAAAATTCAATTCCCGGCCCGAAGTCGTTGATGGACATGAACCTCCTTTCCATTATGGGATTATCGCATGCGCAATGAGATTTTTCACACCGGCGTTCTCAACCTGGTACGGCAGGTTCTTCGAAATGCATAAGCACACGAAGCCGGAACGTGTGTTTTCCCTCGCATCACTTGAACTGGAAGCAGCCGTATCAGAAGCAAAATGGGAGGAGAACCTTCCGGTGGTCGGTATCGATCTCGCGGGCTCTGAAAAAGGATGGCCGGCAATAAATCACCTTATCGCATTCAGAAGAGCTCAGAAGCATTTCCTTAAGAAGACAGTACATGCCGGAGAAGCTTACGGACCGGAGAGTATCTACCAGGCCATTACAGAACTTTATGCCGATCGAATAGGGCATGGCCTGACTCTTCTTGATCCGGGATCAGTCAGATCTGAAGACATCATTAACGCGGAAGCATACGTTGATTCTCTTGCTGAATTCATCGCTGATCGACGGATAACCATAGAGGTTTGCCTCACATCAAATCAGCAGACAAACCCGGCTTACAGGGATCTGGCCAACCATCCGTTCGGGGAGATGATGAAAAGGAAACTCTCTGTATCCATCTGCACCGATAACAGGACTATATCGAACACCACCGTTACAAAGGAACTTCACAAAGCGGTAAACGCATTCAACCTGACCAGAAACGATCTGAAGAATATCCTTGTCTACGGCTTCAAGCGGAGCTTCTTCCCGGGCAGATACAATGAGAAGAGAGCGTATGTACGGAGCTGCATGGAGTACTTCGAGAAAATCGAAAGCGAAGC